The genome window CATTTACCAAAACGCCGCACTCACGACTTTAAGCGATCTGGCATTGTCCAGCGCCAACCTGGTTATCATCGAAGACAATGATTTAATTACTGATCTGACCGGTATGGATGGTATAACTGCTGTGTCGGAATTCCTGGCCATTGCGGATAACGACGCCCTGACGAGCTTTACCGGGCTTGCCGGGCTTACTGACATTGGTTCTTTAATCATTGCCAATAATAGCGCATTAACCAACATTCAGGCGTTGTCCCAACTTACTTCATTGACAATGCTGCAGATTGTTACCAACAACGCGCTGACTGACCTGCAAGGACTGGAAAATGTTACCACAATTGACGGGCAGCTTCTGATTTTAGACAATAATGGATTAACCAGTTTGAGAGGTTTGGACGGCCTCACCACAGTTGACGGGATCGTTCCGGATGAGCCTGGTTTTATCCTATCCGGTAACGCCAATCTGACTGATATCAGCAACCTTTCGGCTTTTACGAGGATGAACAGCAGCTTACTGATCATAAATAACAGTTCACTGGCGTCCTTGTCGGGCTTAGACAACCTGGAATCTATCGGGCCGTATTCTACATTATGGATTGGTCAAAATCCATCATTAACAAGTTTGGCCGGCATTGGTAAGTTCCAGAGTGTAAATAATGTTGTTATCTCCGAAAATGAGGCACTGACGGACCTTTCAGGGCTTGAATCCTTAGGCTCAGTAACCGATGTCTTAAGCATTATAGGTAACAATGGCATGACCTCACTCAAAGGGTTAAATAATCTAACAACGATAGGTGGACATCTTTTGCTGGATTCCAACCCAGCACTTGAAAGTTTAAGCGATTTGAACAATCTCACTTTGCTGCAACAAATGCTCACCATTACCGACAACGTAAGCCTGGGCACCTGCGCGGTAGCCGGCATATGCGCTTACCTGAAAACTAGCAGTCCGGACGTTGTCACCATCTACGGAAATAACACCGGATGCAACTCACAGGAAGAAATTGAGACCGATTGCGCGAGCCTGCCGGTTACGCTGGTTGAGTTCAAGGCAGAGAAAAAGGAAAATGCTGTGCAAATCCGTTGGTCGACCAGCAGTGAAGTGAACAGCAGCTATTTTGAAATACAACACAGCCTTAACAGCGGCAAGTCCTGGGAAATAATTGGCAGAGTGCAGGCTAGCAAGGAAAGCTTTGAGGTTAAAAAATATGAGTTCCCCCATCTTAATCCTTCAAGTGGCGTAAATTTATATCGCCTGAGCATGGTAGATCAGGACGGAACTTTTGCGCTTAGTATGATCCGTAATGTTACATTTAACCAGGCGAATGGATTCTCGGTTTACCCGAATCCGGTTGCAGAACAGCTAACAGTAGAGGCAAGCAAGGATACACCTGAGGGAAACCTTCGAGTCTTCAATGCAGCCGGTAAAATGCTCTTTTCGAGAGATGTTAACTTCTCAGGGAAGCCTTATCAGTTTGAAACTTCGGCACTGCCCGACGGACTTTACACGATCCAGGTTTCCAACGGCTCAGGAACGAAAGAAGTGAAAAAATTCATTAAACTAACCCGTTAAATCTTGCCGCACAGCGAGGGGTCTGAAAACTCACAAATATGAAACAATCGTCATTATCCATAAGGCCGTTTATAGGGAGCAAAGACTTTGAAATATCCCGAAATTTCTATCGCGATATGGGCTTTGAAGAAGTTGTGATCTCACCGGATATGTCTCTTTTCAAAACAGACAATGTTGGCTTTTACCTGCAGGACGCGTTTGTCCGGGATTGGATCGACAACACAATGATATTCATGGAAGTAAAAAATGTGCAAAGCACGTGGGACGAGCTTGTTGCACTCGATCTTCCGGCGAAATACAGCGGCGTGCGGCTCACACCTGTTCGTGTCGAGCATTGGGGCCGCGAGTGTTTTGTCCACGATCCGTCCGGAGTGTTATGGCATTTCGGGGAGTTCTTTGATAAAAAATAGCGGTGAATGCGCATTAATGATCCTGAGCCAGGACTTGTGCTTGCGGTTTGGGCAAACTGCTGTCATCCTCCGTTTTGAGAAAAGTAAACAGGATATCGTAGAGGTCACCCGGAACATAAGGCTTCGCGAGATATCCGGAAAATCCGTTAGCTAATGCTTTGTCACGCTCATCTGTAAACGCAGAGGCTGTCAGGGCGACTATGGGTGTAGTGGAGCCTTGTGCACGGATGAGCTGGGTAGCTTCAAAACCATTCATTACGGGCATTTTAAGATCCATTAATACCAAATCATAATGTTGATTGTTGAACCGCTCAACCGCTTCACAACCATTTTGGGCCTTATCGTATTGCAAGCCGATCTTTTTGAGCAGATTGGTGGCAAACAGTAAATTAACTGCATTGTCATCGACGACCAGAATCCGGGCATCGGGAATAGCGACCGTTACGCGCGCCGGCTTCTCCACCACCAGTTGCTGGTTAGAATAGTCGAATTCAATGTCAAAGGAAAAATTCGACCCTAGCCCCTCCTCACTTTCTAATTTAATTTCACTGCCGAAAAGCCGTAAAAGCTCTCTGGTTATCGCCAGCCCGATCCCCGTTCCGCGGTTACCCCGCTTTGCTTCACTGCTACTTTGGATAAATATTTCAAAAATAGAAGACTGGTCTTCCGACGCAATGCCAACTCCCGAATCGCTGATCTCGAAGTGCAAGGATATCCGGGTTTCATCCCTTTTTTGCTCCTTCACCGCCAGTTTTACAAATCCTTTCTCCGTGAATTTGACCGCATTATGAATCAGGTTGGTAAAAACCTGGTTGAGACGGACCTGGTCGCCGGTCAGTTGCGCAGGCAATGCTGGATCAATGTCAAAGATCAGGTTCAACCCCTTCTCCTGGGCCCGGGGAATGAAGGTTTTTTCAAGATTTTTAAGCAAAACATACAGGTCGAACGGCTCCCTGGCAAGCTTGACATGATTGGAATTTATCTTATTGAAATCAAGAACATCATTGACGACGGCCATCAGGTGATCGGACGAAAACTTCAACGTCCCGACCAATTCTCTCTGAAAATCCGTTCGCAATTCTTCCTGCAACATCAAGTGGATAACGCCTACAATCCCATTCAGCGGGGTCCTGATCTCATGGCTCATAGTTGACAAGAAATCGGATTTGGCCTGCATTGCCTCTCTGGCGAGCTGGTTTTGCTTTTCCAGCTCCTTATTTTGTCTTTGTAAGCTGTTGAAATAAATAAACTCCCTATACTGCTTGTTATAGCGCATTTGCAATACCAATGGAAACACACTTTGGCCCAGAAAATAGAAAAAGCCGCCCTCTTTCAGAAAGTGAACCAACACATCCGCTCCTTTGATATAGAGCGCTAATGAGAAAAAAAGAATGGTGGCAACCGAGCTGATGAGGGCATAGCTGAACTTCCAGTGCAAAACCCAAATCGAGAATATCAGCTGCAACGTCAGGTTGATACTCAGGTCGTAATAATATAGAGTCTGAAAACGGGCGAGGATAAACGAATGAAAAATAATCAGCAGGATCCGGCTGTAAAAGGAAGCATGCTGACTATTTAATTTCCCTCTGAAATGCAGGAAAATGATCCCTGCTACCAAGCCGCTGCAAGCCAGTTGTATCAGAAA of Dyadobacter chenhuakuii contains these proteins:
- a CDS encoding T9SS type A sorting domain-containing protein — its product is MKKLYCFVAFLLPFTSFAQCPAGDVVLTTQDEVNSFPTDHPGCVTLPQNLSIIGQPLTPDITDLSPLAVITGVGGGIYIQTVEGLATLNGLQNITAIGNDLEISENPLLTDITGFSGITDVPGKLLVSGNGALSTLLGLQNVTAVGNDLDIYDNASLTTLSSLTLTSVGDDMYVEDNPLLTDLQGLQNIVNLGDELNITNNEALASIQALSGIAAIKDDISIISNPLLTSLAGIEHFTTYGGDLIISDNASLATLQQLSNVTTIGGELNISEMPLLTNLNGLHNLTSVGTLYIYQNAALTTLSDLALSSANLVIIEDNDLITDLTGMDGITAVSEFLAIADNDALTSFTGLAGLTDIGSLIIANNSALTNIQALSQLTSLTMLQIVTNNALTDLQGLENVTTIDGQLLILDNNGLTSLRGLDGLTTVDGIVPDEPGFILSGNANLTDISNLSAFTRMNSSLLIINNSSLASLSGLDNLESIGPYSTLWIGQNPSLTSLAGIGKFQSVNNVVISENEALTDLSGLESLGSVTDVLSIIGNNGMTSLKGLNNLTTIGGHLLLDSNPALESLSDLNNLTLLQQMLTITDNVSLGTCAVAGICAYLKTSSPDVVTIYGNNTGCNSQEEIETDCASLPVTLVEFKAEKKENAVQIRWSTSSEVNSSYFEIQHSLNSGKSWEIIGRVQASKESFEVKKYEFPHLNPSSGVNLYRLSMVDQDGTFALSMIRNVTFNQANGFSVYPNPVAEQLTVEASKDTPEGNLRVFNAAGKMLFSRDVNFSGKPYQFETSALPDGLYTIQVSNGSGTKEVKKFIKLTR
- a CDS encoding glyoxalase, producing the protein MKQSSLSIRPFIGSKDFEISRNFYRDMGFEEVVISPDMSLFKTDNVGFYLQDAFVRDWIDNTMIFMEVKNVQSTWDELVALDLPAKYSGVRLTPVRVEHWGRECFVHDPSGVLWHFGEFFDKK
- a CDS encoding response regulator; its protein translation is MAATIFQNAIKGDPHGLTNLWNEAFEARALWGNRIFCLTFLVCYPSTSILYYLNGNPNYRSIFLIQLACSGLVAGIIFLHFRGKLNSQHASFYSRILLIIFHSFILARFQTLYYYDLSINLTLQLIFSIWVLHWKFSYALISSVATILFFSLALYIKGADVLVHFLKEGGFFYFLGQSVFPLVLQMRYNKQYREFIYFNSLQRQNKELEKQNQLAREAMQAKSDFLSTMSHEIRTPLNGIVGVIHLMLQEELRTDFQRELVGTLKFSSDHLMAVVNDVLDFNKINSNHVKLAREPFDLYVLLKNLEKTFIPRAQEKGLNLIFDIDPALPAQLTGDQVRLNQVFTNLIHNAVKFTEKGFVKLAVKEQKRDETRISLHFEISDSGVGIASEDQSSIFEIFIQSSSEAKRGNRGTGIGLAITRELLRLFGSEIKLESEEGLGSNFSFDIEFDYSNQQLVVEKPARVTVAIPDARILVVDDNAVNLLFATNLLKKIGLQYDKAQNGCEAVERFNNQHYDLVLMDLKMPVMNGFEATQLIRAQGSTTPIVALTASAFTDERDKALANGFSGYLAKPYVPGDLYDILFTFLKTEDDSSLPKPQAQVLAQDH